The genomic stretch TGTCTTTATAGTGAAGTCTTTGTAACAACTCAAGGTGGAAATTTCCCTCAGTTTCTTTTGGGGCACAGAAGATATTTGTATGGTGGTCACTCCAGGACAATTAGGCCTGACAAGCGGAAATTAGCGTTATTATTTGATAATCTTAATAACGGGTAATGCATTTTTCTTCTCAATTTGTTCAATTCTCATGTGGAGTGTTGGTGCTGGTTGTGCAGTCACCGGAAGTTTTAAATTATACAGTGCTTCAAGTTTTAAATAGTGAAATCTGAAGGGACTCATAAAATAGTTATAAATTGGTTTCACTCTTTCTATGAGTTATGAAATTTGCATAAATCTTGTTTTGGTGTTTTAAGATTATTTCTTGCGTCTGTTCACCTTATCAAGGGCAACATGTCAACGGTTTTATCATGGATGAGAATAGTTGCTCTTATCTTTCACTGTTTTGTCAAGTTAATCATCTCGACTGATTTATGATCTTTTCACTCTTAAACATGTCCATGATAACTCGATTTCTCTCTTGGATGGTTTCCCCAGGTGGAAAAGCTTCAAGCGTCAAATGCTTAATATTCGAAGTCATAGTGAGTCTAAGGGTAGTGAGCTCAAGAGACCGAATGACTCGATATATTCAGTCCCTTGCCCAGATTGCATGTGCAAAGTGAACAAGATCGAGGATTCAAGATCATCATCTACAGCATAAGGGGTCCTTCCGTTTCCTTTAAGTTGCACACACATGTGGCTGCTGCTAACCCGATATCTTGATTCtgattctttaatttttttagctCTCCCTGGCGGAGTGGGCACCATTCTGCTTAACCAGATTGTGGATAGTAATTTGTAGGAAGAGTATGATTGTTAGCAGGGTATTCATCTGCATCTTTTTGTGCACGATGCAACGAGTAGGTATAACCATATAACTTATTGGAACAGCACGGAAAATCACCCTACGCCAATTTCTTCAGCTTAGCTAGCGCATCACCCGACTCTTGTGAATCAATCGACTCAAGAAGCTCTGATGGAAGATTGTTTGTGGAAGAAGCTCGGAAATGTCCATGTTTGTACTGTATATTAGTGATTTCAGCTGTACAACACCACCCTAGAGCAGGATCCATTCATTCAAAGTGTTCTAAAATGTAAAACACATTGCATCTCATCCATCCCCTTCACATATACTGTCCATGTATCAATGCATGTGTTGTAAGAAAACAAATCACAGAGTTGTGCAGTGTTTTTGATACTGTTGTGCATTGTCTGGTTTCAGTTAATGTGTCGCTTTCTTGTTTCAGATTCTGTGCAGTAATAGACACTAGATTTGGTTGGGCCTAGTCACATCAACTTAGATGTAATTTCCACTTGAAAATTACTGCAGAAACTAAAGGTACACATAACACATGTTTCTTCACTGCCTAAACATGAGTGTTTTTTGTGGGAAGAAACTCGAAAAACTGTGTAGGAACTAATTTAGCTGAAACATAAACATCATCTGACTCTTCCTTAGTTGAATTCGAACTGTTACCACTCGCTGGAAAGAGCTCGAGGGTTGGATTTTCTTCGATCCCATGTTCGAAACCATCATTCTTCTTGGGGGTAAACAGTTTGCAGAGGTTGGGTGCAATCAAGGGGTAGCCATTTTCTTGGCTCAGgtgaataattttattattgggAGGGATGCATAAAGAAGACAAGTCCAATGCTACTCTGCGGCTGGTTTCTGAACTATTTGCTGTTACACTCTGTTGCTGCAATTCCAATTGTGCCCACCTCTCACTCTTACATTCTTCCACCTCTCCTCCTCCATAGTACTacagaaagaagaagaagacgaagaaaaatttaaaacaacGCATGGACAAGAGACCTAACACTGTAAAAAACATGGTATTGACTATTGAGTTTCAACTCATGGTAGtagtggagtattttttattttttttttatctgaaGAAAATTTGAGTAAATAAATATGCACTCTGTCCAAGATGTTGGAATCTTTACAAGACAACAGCTCCAACAGAAAGCATGACAATTTGCAGCTTTTGGGGCTCATTCTATTTCCACCATACAAAAGGGTAGTAGAAGTATATGTGTTTTTGTATTCAACCTTGTGACCTTCGTGCTCCTATGATAATCTCTGCTTCAGCttattaaatactccatccgttccgcactacttgcacttattttctttctgggcgtcccaagttatttgcactctttccatttttagtaacaatttatacctacagccgtaattgttgactttgtctatcactcattccttaatctccgtgcccaaaaggaaaggtgcgagtagtgcgggacggagggagtatgtctCCTAAGTCAAACATTTTCGAGTTTTGTGCACTGTTATTACAAAATAATTTTGCAATAATATAGGAGGCTATATAATACTGtaccactactactactagtagtactacCTTTGAAGCTGTGATGGAATTTGACATTGGATGCTCTATTTCCAAGTATTTCCTGCTTATTTCTGCAGGGTCAAATCAGCTTTAGTCTCTTATTAAAA from Salvia splendens isolate huo1 chromosome 15, SspV2, whole genome shotgun sequence encodes the following:
- the LOC121768426 gene encoding uncharacterized protein LOC121768426 isoform X2; the encoded protein is MYRHGTRTPSAEQIPQIAAKLRRFGNIQGKNVFYWFQNHKARDRQKKRRQLGLLPPTKQSEISRKYLEIEHPMSNSITASKYYGGGEVEECKSERWAQLELQQQSVTANSSETSRRVALDLSSLCIPPNNKIIHLSQENGYPLIAPNLCKLFTPKKNDGFEHGIEENPTLELFPASGNSSNSTKEESDDVYVSAKLVPTQFFEFLPTKNTHV
- the LOC121768426 gene encoding uncharacterized protein LOC121768426 isoform X1; this encodes MNVCNSLPISQSSLNYTHFPSLSISHLYILLHLSINKFKISSMPSPLTHFCSLHNPKLNPWSDEYGGKRGKGRWNPTPEQVQALEEMYRHGTRTPSAEQIPQIAAKLRRFGNIQGKNVFYWFQNHKARDRQKKRRQLGLLPPTKQSEISRKYLEIEHPMSNSITASKYYGGGEVEECKSERWAQLELQQQSVTANSSETSRRVALDLSSLCIPPNNKIIHLSQENGYPLIAPNLCKLFTPKKNDGFEHGIEENPTLELFPASGNSSNSTKEESDDVYVSAKLVPTQFFEFLPTKNTHV